One window of Nocardia sp. NBC_00508 genomic DNA carries:
- a CDS encoding acetyl-CoA carboxylase family protein, with product MHVVVVNRGEVAVRILRTARERGWRTLAVHTAEEQDALHVRLADDAVALPGVGAAAYLDVAAVVAAAKQAGPGALVHPGYGFLSESAEFASECAAADLVFVGPAPEALRVFGDKTTARAAAERAGVPVIPATGRGAGIAEIAALLTAHPEGVMVKAAAGGGGRGMRPVRDVAALPQAFEQCRAEALAGFGDDAVYAEALVADARHIEVQIVADGRDAVSVGDRDCSVQRRQQKLLEVAPAPELAAPLRDRLHQWAVRIAEAVGCRGVLTVEFLVSGDDAWFLEVNPRLQVEHTVTEAVTGIDLVAVQCDLARGRTLADLTLPYAGTARGFAVQARVNAETVTAVGDVLPGTGTLTHFTAPTGSGVRVDTAAFAGMRQGPLFDSLLAKIIASGPSYRAALRRCADALAETIVTGVDTNIALLRAISAELVEGSVVPTSWFEQHVVELVGRAGDFASAAPSSSTLHRGLGSTDVEADSMLPADGEQAVLSPMGGTVVALAEPGAVVAAGGEVAVLEAMKMQHVVRAEEALCVRRQVVAPGAVVDRHAPLLTFVAAEHDGEVGDSVAIDLDAVRADLAEVRVRHRVGLDESRPEAVAKRHRLGRRTVRENIADLVDADSFVEYGALAVAAQRLRRSQEDLIANTPADGLIGGVATVNGDLFGLDRSRAVVLSYDYTVLAGTQGMRNHAKTDRMLELAREQRLPVVFFTEGGGGRPGDTDYPGISGLDVTTFRAMGALSGRVPLIGIVSGRCFAGNAALLGMCDVVIATADANIGMGGPAMIEGGGLGVYAPEDIGPIDVQRRNGVVHAVAADEGEAVAIARRYLAYFQGTTEDWTAPDPRLARHVVPENRLRAFDIRAAIEAVADVGSVLELRRDWAVGIVTALIRVEGRPFGLVANNCHQHGGAIDAPAADKLSMFLRLCDAHRLPIVSLCDTPGFMVGPEAEKDATVTKFSRLFIDSAALSVPLGTVVVRKGYGLGAQAMAAGSFRAPRFVVAWPTGEIGGMGLEGAVRLGFAKELAAIDDPDQRQEAFDNLVQLAYANGKALTAATVLEVDDVIDPADTRRWIRTLR from the coding sequence ATGCATGTCGTCGTGGTGAACCGGGGAGAGGTGGCGGTCCGGATCTTGCGCACCGCCCGGGAACGTGGCTGGCGCACCCTGGCGGTGCACACCGCCGAGGAACAGGACGCGCTGCACGTCCGCCTGGCCGACGACGCCGTAGCGTTGCCGGGCGTCGGCGCCGCCGCCTATCTGGACGTCGCGGCGGTCGTCGCGGCGGCCAAGCAGGCGGGTCCGGGCGCGCTGGTCCACCCGGGCTACGGATTCCTCAGCGAGAGCGCGGAGTTCGCGAGCGAGTGTGCCGCTGCCGACCTCGTATTCGTGGGCCCGGCGCCCGAGGCGCTTCGCGTTTTCGGGGACAAAACCACCGCCCGTGCCGCGGCCGAGCGCGCAGGTGTCCCGGTTATCCCGGCGACCGGTCGCGGCGCGGGCATCGCGGAGATCGCGGCACTGCTCACCGCCCACCCCGAAGGCGTGATGGTGAAGGCCGCCGCAGGTGGCGGTGGGCGCGGGATGCGCCCGGTGCGGGATGTGGCGGCACTTCCGCAAGCCTTCGAGCAATGCCGGGCCGAAGCGCTGGCCGGATTCGGTGACGACGCGGTCTACGCGGAGGCGCTGGTCGCCGACGCCCGCCACATCGAGGTACAGATCGTCGCGGACGGCCGAGACGCCGTCAGCGTCGGCGACCGCGATTGCAGTGTGCAGCGGCGGCAACAGAAGCTGCTCGAGGTGGCGCCCGCCCCCGAACTCGCCGCGCCACTGCGAGATCGGTTGCACCAGTGGGCTGTTCGGATCGCTGAAGCCGTCGGATGTCGCGGCGTCCTCACTGTCGAATTCCTTGTGAGTGGCGACGACGCGTGGTTCCTCGAGGTCAATCCACGACTACAGGTCGAACACACCGTGACCGAAGCGGTCACCGGGATCGACCTGGTCGCGGTGCAGTGCGATCTCGCGCGTGGCCGCACGTTGGCCGACCTGACGCTGCCCTACGCGGGCACGGCACGCGGCTTCGCCGTGCAGGCCAGGGTCAACGCCGAAACCGTCACGGCGGTCGGTGACGTGCTGCCAGGCACCGGCACGCTGACCCATTTCACGGCACCGACCGGCAGCGGCGTGCGCGTCGACACCGCCGCGTTCGCTGGGATGCGCCAAGGCCCGCTCTTCGACTCCCTCCTGGCGAAGATCATCGCGTCCGGCCCCTCCTACCGCGCCGCGTTGCGCCGCTGCGCTGACGCGTTGGCCGAGACCATTGTGACCGGCGTCGACACCAACATCGCTCTGCTGCGCGCGATATCGGCGGAACTGGTGGAAGGCAGCGTCGTGCCGACTTCCTGGTTCGAGCAGCACGTCGTTGAGTTGGTCGGGCGCGCAGGCGATTTCGCGAGCGCCGCGCCCTCGTCCAGCACCTTGCATCGCGGCCTGGGCAGCACGGATGTCGAGGCAGATTCGATGCTGCCGGCCGACGGCGAGCAGGCGGTGCTGTCACCGATGGGCGGCACGGTGGTGGCCCTGGCCGAGCCCGGCGCCGTCGTCGCCGCCGGTGGCGAGGTCGCGGTGCTGGAGGCCATGAAGATGCAGCATGTCGTACGCGCCGAAGAAGCCTTGTGCGTGCGCCGCCAGGTCGTGGCGCCGGGAGCGGTCGTCGACCGGCATGCACCGCTGCTGACCTTCGTCGCCGCCGAGCACGACGGCGAGGTAGGCGACAGTGTCGCCATAGACCTGGACGCGGTGCGTGCCGACCTCGCCGAGGTCCGCGTCCGCCACCGCGTCGGCCTGGACGAATCCCGGCCGGAGGCGGTCGCGAAACGCCATCGGCTCGGACGACGGACCGTGCGCGAGAACATCGCCGACCTGGTCGACGCGGACAGCTTCGTCGAGTACGGCGCGCTCGCGGTCGCCGCCCAGCGGCTACGTCGCAGCCAGGAGGACCTGATCGCGAACACCCCGGCCGACGGTCTGATCGGGGGCGTCGCCACGGTCAATGGGGATCTGTTCGGCCTCGACCGGTCGCGCGCGGTCGTGCTGTCCTACGACTACACGGTGCTGGCGGGTACTCAGGGGATGCGCAACCACGCCAAGACCGACCGGATGCTGGAACTGGCTCGCGAGCAACGACTTCCGGTGGTCTTCTTCACCGAGGGCGGTGGCGGGAGACCCGGCGACACCGACTACCCCGGCATCTCCGGACTCGACGTCACCACGTTCCGCGCCATGGGCGCGTTGTCGGGCCGGGTTCCGTTGATCGGCATCGTGTCCGGACGGTGTTTCGCGGGCAACGCCGCCTTGCTCGGCATGTGCGACGTCGTAATCGCCACCGCCGACGCGAATATCGGGATGGGTGGTCCTGCGATGATCGAGGGTGGCGGGCTCGGGGTGTACGCCCCGGAAGACATCGGCCCCATCGACGTGCAGCGCCGCAACGGCGTCGTGCACGCGGTCGCGGCAGACGAAGGCGAAGCGGTCGCCATTGCCCGCCGCTACCTGGCCTACTTTCAAGGGACGACCGAGGACTGGACAGCGCCGGACCCGCGCCTGGCGCGCCATGTGGTCCCCGAGAACCGCCTGCGGGCGTTCGACATTCGCGCCGCGATCGAAGCCGTCGCGGATGTCGGGTCGGTGTTGGAGCTGCGCCGCGACTGGGCGGTGGGGATCGTCACCGCGCTGATCCGCGTCGAGGGACGACCGTTCGGCCTCGTCGCCAACAACTGCCACCAGCACGGCGGCGCCATCGACGCGCCCGCCGCCGACAAGCTCAGCATGTTCCTGCGCCTGTGCGACGCGCATCGCCTGCCGATCGTATCCCTCTGCGACACCCCGGGTTTCATGGTCGGCCCGGAGGCCGAGAAGGACGCCACGGTCACGAAGTTCAGCCGCCTGTTCATCGATTCCGCCGCCCTGTCGGTGCCGCTGGGAACGGTCGTCGTCCGCAAGGGCTACGGTCTCGGTGCCCAAGCCATGGCCGCCGGCTCGTTCCGCGCGCCACGGTTCGTCGTCGCCTGGCCCACCGGGGAGATCGGCGGCATGGGCCTGGAGGGCGCGGTCCGTCTCGGCTTCGCCAAGGAACTGGCCGCTATCGACGATCCGGACCAGCGGCAGGAGGCGTTCGACAACCTGGTCCAGCTCGCCTACGCCAACGGCAAGGCCCTCACCGCCGCGACGGTCCTGGAAGTCGACGACGTCATCGATCCGGCCGATACCCGCCGCTGGATCCGCACACTGCGCTGA
- a CDS encoding TetR/AcrR family transcriptional regulator codes for MTQSTWSVRAARERSHTSRHRDLLDAAARVFAARGYDNTTVAAITAEAGVSRATMYVYFASKEEIFLALAARVRDDFLAAQEPGIEDDDPRTMLRATIASSVAAVAAAGPLLRLINERGAVDPQVAALAEEITERPIRRFTRYLQRQLEAGRIAPVVAPRVVAETIVYALTAGVLARRTAGERSRAEYRDAIGTVAQTLLGL; via the coding sequence GTGACCCAGTCCACCTGGTCGGTGCGCGCCGCCCGAGAGCGTTCGCATACCTCCCGGCACCGCGACCTACTCGACGCCGCGGCCCGGGTATTCGCCGCACGCGGCTACGACAACACCACCGTCGCGGCCATCACCGCCGAGGCGGGCGTCTCGCGCGCGACGATGTATGTCTATTTCGCCTCCAAGGAGGAGATATTCCTCGCGCTCGCCGCGCGGGTGCGCGACGACTTCCTGGCTGCTCAAGAGCCGGGCATCGAAGACGACGACCCGCGGACGATGTTGCGCGCCACCATCGCCTCGTCCGTCGCTGCCGTCGCCGCGGCGGGACCGCTGCTGCGCCTGATCAACGAGCGCGGCGCGGTGGACCCTCAAGTCGCGGCCCTGGCCGAGGAGATCACCGAACGCCCGATCCGACGCTTCACCCGTTACCTGCAACGCCAGCTCGAGGCAGGACGAATCGCACCGGTGGTAGCACCCCGCGTGGTCGCCGAGACCATCGTCTACGCGCTCACCGCGGGCGTCCTCGCCCGCCGGACCGCCGGCGAACGCAGCCGCGCCGAATACCGCGACGCCATCGGAACCGTCGCGCAAACCCTGCTGGGTCTATAG
- a CDS encoding flavin-containing monooxygenase — protein sequence MMRHVDVLIIGAGLSGIGMACHLTREKTGRSYAILERRSAIGGTWDLFRYPGIRSDSDMYTFGYGFRPWHGTKVLADGPHIQQYIEETAAEYGVAKHIRFGRKVTTARWSSTTSTWTVEALDERTGETEIYTSDFLVGCTGYYDYDNGYRPRFPGEESFGGRIVHPQHWPDDLDYTGKRVVVIGSGATAITLIPAMSDAAAHVTMLQRSPTYIAALPADDPVAVGMKLAKVPTRVVYRMGRARNIALQRASFQLSRTNPEAAKKLLLGAVRMQVGSDIDMRHFTPSYNPWDQRLCVVPNGDLFKVLRSGKASIVTDRIETFTETGIRLVSGAELPADLVISATGLSVQMLGGMSLEIDGEAVVTCDRVVYKGAMLDGVPNAMMVLGYTNASWTLKADLAAEYFCRLLNHMKANGFSRVEAIARDGDRGQDSVMGGALTSGYIQRGDAVMPRQGTNGPWQVINNYFRDRKLLRKGALEDGVLTFARAENLPTTRCREVMACRSAYAPSRTARGAAAPGVDPGTPSRAL from the coding sequence ATGATGCGGCATGTCGACGTATTGATCATCGGCGCCGGGCTGTCCGGAATCGGCATGGCCTGTCATCTCACCAGGGAGAAGACCGGGCGCAGCTACGCGATCCTGGAGCGTAGGAGCGCCATCGGCGGCACCTGGGACCTGTTCCGCTATCCCGGCATTCGCTCCGACTCGGACATGTACACCTTCGGTTACGGCTTCCGCCCTTGGCACGGCACGAAAGTGCTCGCCGACGGGCCGCACATCCAGCAGTACATCGAGGAGACCGCCGCCGAGTACGGCGTCGCCAAGCACATCCGATTCGGCCGCAAGGTGACCACGGCGCGCTGGTCCAGCACGACGTCCACCTGGACGGTCGAGGCGCTCGACGAGCGAACTGGCGAGACCGAGATCTACACGAGCGACTTCCTCGTCGGCTGTACCGGCTACTACGACTACGACAACGGCTACCGCCCGCGGTTCCCGGGCGAGGAGAGTTTCGGCGGGCGGATCGTGCATCCGCAGCACTGGCCCGACGATCTCGACTACACGGGCAAGCGGGTGGTGGTGATCGGCTCGGGCGCCACCGCGATCACGCTGATTCCGGCCATGAGCGATGCGGCGGCGCACGTCACCATGCTGCAGCGCTCGCCGACCTACATCGCCGCGCTGCCCGCCGACGATCCGGTCGCGGTGGGTATGAAACTGGCCAAGGTCCCCACCAGGGTGGTCTACCGGATGGGACGCGCCCGCAATATCGCGTTGCAGCGCGCCAGCTTCCAGCTCTCCCGCACCAATCCGGAGGCGGCCAAGAAGCTGCTGCTCGGCGCCGTGCGAATGCAAGTGGGCTCGGATATCGACATGCGCCACTTCACCCCGAGCTACAACCCGTGGGACCAGCGCCTGTGCGTAGTGCCCAACGGTGATCTGTTCAAGGTGCTGCGCAGTGGCAAGGCGTCGATCGTCACCGACCGCATCGAGACGTTCACCGAGACCGGTATCCGCCTGGTCTCCGGTGCGGAGCTACCCGCAGACCTGGTGATCAGCGCCACCGGCCTGAGCGTGCAGATGCTCGGCGGCATGAGCCTGGAGATCGACGGCGAGGCGGTGGTCACCTGCGACCGGGTGGTCTACAAGGGCGCGATGCTCGACGGTGTGCCGAACGCCATGATGGTGCTCGGCTACACCAACGCGTCCTGGACGCTGAAGGCCGACCTCGCGGCCGAATACTTCTGCCGCCTGCTCAATCACATGAAGGCCAACGGGTTCAGCCGGGTGGAGGCCATCGCCCGCGACGGCGACCGAGGACAGGATTCGGTCATGGGCGGGGCGCTGACCTCCGGCTACATCCAGCGCGGCGACGCGGTGATGCCACGGCAGGGCACCAACGGTCCGTGGCAGGTGATCAACAACTACTTCCGCGACCGCAAGCTGCTGCGCAAGGGCGCGCTCGAGGATGGGGTGCTCACCTTCGCCAGGGCGGAGAACTTGCCGACCACCCGGTGCCGCGAGGTTATGGCATGCCGGTCGGCATACGCGCCGAGCAGGACGGCCCGTGGAGCGGCCGCGCCCGGTGTCGATCCGGGGACGCCGAGTCGTGCGCTATAG
- a CDS encoding amino acid permease — protein MTTAPARRWRRRLPDTTTEAGAPTLARRLGRLDLTAMGVGTIVGAGIFVITGVAAAEKAGPAIMLSFALAGTVCVLVALCYSELAAMVPVSGSAYTYTYATLGEGPAFLVGWNLLLEFVIAGAAVAIGWSATTVSALDSLFGVTIPQALTAGPTEGGVVNLPAVLIIAAVVAVLSGEVTFTARITKVLVGVTIGVLVLVVAVGAPHVDVGNWTPYAPFGIGGVIGGAAIAFFAFLGFDVVAASAEEARNPRRDVPFAIIGTVLIATLLYSLVSAVLTGMTPFATLNNSAPIATAFEAVRIGWIGDVIVIASIIALSKGLLLIVYAQVRLMFAMCRDRLLPYGLAATGKRATPVRLTLLLGAVGAVIAGLLPIDIVVELVNIGALSAFAVVCVGVLVLRRVEPDRERPFRTPLVPLVPILALIGCVLLATTLEGLTWVRFGVWVLVGIAVYLGYGRKRSTLAGA, from the coding sequence ATGACAACCGCACCAGCCCGGCGATGGCGCCGCCGCCTGCCCGACACGACTACCGAGGCAGGCGCGCCCACGCTCGCGCGCAGGCTCGGACGACTCGATCTCACCGCCATGGGCGTCGGCACCATCGTCGGCGCGGGGATCTTCGTCATCACGGGTGTGGCCGCGGCGGAGAAGGCCGGGCCCGCCATCATGCTGTCGTTCGCGCTGGCCGGGACGGTGTGTGTGCTGGTGGCACTCTGCTACAGCGAGCTCGCGGCCATGGTGCCGGTTTCCGGCAGTGCCTACACCTACACCTATGCGACGCTCGGCGAAGGACCGGCATTCCTGGTCGGCTGGAATCTGCTGCTCGAGTTCGTCATCGCGGGCGCCGCGGTAGCGATCGGCTGGTCCGCCACCACCGTGTCGGCGCTCGATTCGCTGTTCGGCGTCACCATCCCGCAGGCGCTCACCGCTGGACCCACCGAGGGCGGCGTGGTGAACCTGCCCGCCGTGCTGATCATCGCCGCCGTCGTCGCGGTGCTGTCGGGCGAGGTGACGTTCACCGCGCGCATCACCAAGGTGCTGGTGGGCGTGACCATCGGTGTGCTCGTGCTGGTGGTCGCCGTCGGCGCCCCGCACGTGGACGTGGGCAACTGGACGCCGTACGCGCCGTTCGGGATCGGCGGCGTCATCGGTGGCGCGGCGATCGCCTTCTTCGCTTTCCTCGGCTTCGACGTCGTCGCCGCCTCGGCCGAGGAAGCCCGTAACCCGCGCCGCGACGTGCCGTTCGCCATCATCGGCACGGTGCTCATCGCGACCCTGCTCTACTCCCTGGTCAGCGCGGTGCTCACCGGCATGACGCCGTTCGCGACGCTGAACAACAGCGCGCCGATCGCGACCGCGTTCGAGGCGGTGCGCATCGGATGGATCGGCGACGTCATCGTGATCGCTTCGATCATCGCGCTCAGCAAGGGCCTGCTGCTGATCGTGTACGCACAGGTGCGCCTGATGTTCGCGATGTGCCGCGACCGGCTGCTCCCCTACGGCCTCGCGGCAACCGGCAAGCGCGCGACCCCCGTGCGGCTGACGCTGCTGCTCGGCGCGGTCGGCGCCGTCATCGCCGGTCTGCTGCCGATCGACATCGTGGTCGAACTGGTGAACATCGGCGCACTGTCGGCGTTCGCGGTGGTGTGCGTCGGAGTGCTGGTGCTGCGCCGCGTCGAGCCGGATCGCGAACGCCCATTCCGCACCCCGCTCGTCCCGCTGGTGCCGATCCTCGCGCTGATCGGCTGCGTCCTGCTCGCGACCACCCTCGAAGGACTGACCTGGGTGCGGTT